The following is a genomic window from uncultured Fibrobacter sp..
GACATCACTCAAATATACGACACACTTTACAAAAAACTCCCCGAAGCCACAAGAACCGCGTTTGAAGTTGACTTCTCCACATCCACCGCCATCGACAAATTCGTCACAAAGACGATGGTCATGTCCATCAGTTCGGAATACTACACCTACACCATAATGACATTGTGCGGGATCCCCCAAATTTTCATCAAGGGAAACAAGCAAGACTGGCAAAAACTGAAAGATTCATTCGACAAGCTGGCAAGCATTCTGGATATGACTTGGTGGGCGGAGCAAATCGACCCCATCCTAAATGAATTTATTCTTACTTTCGATAAAAAGTTCAATATGGAATTCTGGAGAGGCATCTACAAGTACATTCCGCCAGGACACGGAAGCGGAACCGTTCCGCACATCAACGGATGGATTACAAAATTCTTCCCCTACATCGACAAGATAGGCCAAGAACGGATGATGATGGAACAAATGCCCAAAGAATTTATAGAATCGCTTGATGACAAGATGAAAGAAAAGGTAAAGAAAAACCTAGCAGAAGCGAAGCAACCTTTGAAGCATCGGACCGACTGGGACAAGCCTCTTGAATACAAGGATTTCACCATCGGGAAGAACGATATTCCTGTCAAATGGAAATATCTAGGCAAAGAAATCCCCTTGCAGCTTTCCACCGGATTCTGGGGAGTGACCATCGACCCGAAAACAAAGCACCTGAAAACCATCCGCGGCTACATTTTGACGCGCTGACGCCCGCCTTTTACTACATTTGTTACATCAACATACTCTACCGGGATCGCCATCCCGATGGATTAACTCTCAACAAATGAGGAACAAACAAAAAATGGCAAGAGCTTTGATTATCGGTTGTGGCGCCGTCGCCACAGTTGCTATCAAGAAGTGCTGCACCTGCAGCGAAGTCTTCAGCGAAATCTGCATTGCGAGCCGTCATCGCGAAAACTGCGAAAAGCTGGCACAGGAACTCCGCCCGAACACGAAGACGGTC
Proteins encoded in this region:
- a CDS encoding DUF4419 domain-containing protein, whose product is MIRFILLLVFAIGFSTAAADAIVKDKDVKDSTPQYTMTHDIGLGNKQVLLDERTGKEFIKELKGSGKRKLPHPFVGMLGVAFANHHSIEIYPDDIWLMLMDGIRQHVKHNRDALKDKFVRDGADTNIVIIDNSLTPQSPPSAWKKDITQIYDTLYKKLPEATRTAFEVDFSTSTAIDKFVTKTMVMSISSEYYTYTIMTLCGIPQIFIKGNKQDWQKLKDSFDKLASILDMTWWAEQIDPILNEFILTFDKKFNMEFWRGIYKYIPPGHGSGTVPHINGWITKFFPYIDKIGQERMMMEQMPKEFIESLDDKMKEKVKKNLAEAKQPLKHRTDWDKPLEYKDFTIGKNDIPVKWKYLGKEIPLQLSTGFWGVTIDPKTKHLKTIRGYILTR